The DNA segment AATAGTTTAAAGAAACTTTATCGCGAAGCTCATTAACTGCCTTTTCTAACTCATTTTGTACTTGTACATACATATTATATGTAGTACTCTGGTCATTTGTAAGTGAGATTACTCCTTTAGATACGGGATATTCCCCCATATTTTCTATTTGAGTAATTTCTTTCTCAGGCAATGAACTTGAATTTGTAGGATTTTCTAAAAATTCTACAGCTTTATCTTTTAGTTGTGTCAACAATATTTCTTGTCCATTCACCCATACAGCATCGTTGAAATTTACCATTACGTTGAGGACATTACGCTTATTAATATCCACAATCGTTTTTTCCGTGTCCTTTTTTGGGGGTGGTAATCTTCTAGGAATCCCTTGTTCCGTACTGATAGAAGATGTTAACAAGAAGAAAGTCAACAGCAAGAAAGAAATATCTGCCATTGAACCAGTGTTAATTCCGGGAGGTTTTCTTGCCATGTTATCTATTTTTTTTGAACAAATTAATAATCCAACTGATAATGATTGAGAGAACAGCAGCAAAAAAGAATACGTAACAAG comes from the Bacteroidales bacterium genome and includes:
- a CDS encoding biopolymer transporter ExbD; its protein translation is MARKPPGINTGSMADISFLLLTFFLLTSSISTEQGIPRRLPPPKKDTEKTIVDINKRNVLNVMVNFNDAVWVNGQEILLTQLKDKAVEFLENPTNSSSLPEKEITQIENMGEYPVSKGVISLTNDQSTTYNMYVQVQNELEKAVNELRDKVSLNY